A stretch of DNA from Carya illinoinensis cultivar Pawnee chromosome 12, C.illinoinensisPawnee_v1, whole genome shotgun sequence:
attaaaagtttgatttttgaaaatttgaaagatgattaattatcatctcTCACATGTACATgataagtttgaaaattttgaaaagtgagtaatactctttttgacatatgcaaaatatagatgtttttgtttgaaaattttgaaaagtgattgatgctcttcttgacatatacaaaatgtagtttcttttatttgaaaattttgaaaagtgattcatactctttttgacatatacaaaaggtagttgtttttttttttttaaatttgaaaaatgattgattctCTTTTTgacatatacaaaaagtaaaagatttggtttaaaaattttgaaaaatgaataattttgtttttgacaattgcaaaaatgagaaacttttatttgaaatctTTGAAAAATGAGTGATGCTCCTTTTtaacatttgaatattttgagatttgaaaaggaaGTCTAATTTGTTTATAAATAGCTCACTtgaaatcttcaaaataacaattCTACACATCAACCACAAGTTTTATGatattcattcataaaaaactttcaATCTCCATTCTTTAAATATTGAGCCTtaactcttatttattttaaaagagatatagtttgcatagtattatttttatttcactcattgaggagtgtgttctgataacctacccattatcagctcttgtatcaataaaatGATGTATATAACTCTTGTGCTTGTAGTAGGAGTTCTGCATAatgaatagttaaatcaccacgtataaggtgattgtaagtgtagaagGTATTCTACACTGATTCTTTGAAGCAGTATTGCTCAAATGTGTattaggtttttatctccacctgaaagaggttgaatagtgaatttaaaaattctcaagaggtagcttaaagtgaggacgtaggcaatgAGGCTAAACCTCTTTGaaatactgagtttgtttctcttttatttttactctttatatttactgGTGATTCgtattttattcacattttatgttatatatttggTTTACAATTGTTAATTTTATGAAACAACCAATTCACCACCCTATTATGTTAGTTATCTAGGtaataattggtatcagagtaaaTGACTTTTTTGTAAGATTAAACTATCttttaagttaaaaatcttATAGCTAACATTTCAGCTATTTTTGGTAAAGGTCAATTCAGTGGTCAGCCTTCACtattttgtggagacaattacacATTCTAAAAAATTAGAACGAAATTATTCATTCAAATTCAAGAtcgagaaatttaaaaaatttttgtaaatagaTCTTATATCTCAACAAAATTTATTGGAGTAAAGGTCGCAAAAGAAGAAAAGTTGAATCATGAAGACAAGAGATCTTTTAACATTGATGTGATGGCTACAAATTTCTTATATTGTGCAATGAGAATGAGTTCAATAGAATAATGAAAGGCAATTCGGTAAAGGAAATTTGAGATAagttggaagtaacttatgaataaatttcgcaagtcaatgaATCAAGAATTTGCATTCTTGTTCgtgaatataaaatgtttagaatgaatgatgataaatctatttatattatgtacacttgttttactaatattataaatagtttaacaGCTCTTGGTAAGATTTATTTCAACTTGGAGATagcaagaaaaattctcaatttAGCCAAAATGTTaggaatcaaaagtgatagTGATTGGTGAATCTACAGACCTTACGAAACTCAAGATAAATGAAATCATCAGGTCATTTATGATCCATGAGTACATATcgaaaaaaaggagaagaagaatgaaaattaaataagagtttgGCACTAAGTCGTTCCTTATGAAATTGAAAGTGATGAacatgaaaaaattgaagataaagatgaaaaagttgcaaTGTTAACAAGGAAATTTAAGAGATtcttaaagagaaataaatttCCTTCaaagaaatctttcaaaaagttttctaagAAATATACAAGTAAAAATGATTCTCTAACTtgttacaaatataataaacttgGACATATCAATGTGGATTGTCGTCTACTAaagaaatatcaaaataaaggtaagaaagcaataaaagttATAAGGAATGATAACTCAAGTAGTTTTGATAGCGAAACAAGTAATAAAGAAACAACAAATCTTTGTCTAATAGTTAAAGATGATCTTGAGGTAAAAAATCTTAACAATAGTTGTTACCTCAGGGTCATCTTTAGACATAAGACAAAGATTAGCCGATTATTCATTACTTGCTTCGCTATTGAGCTACTTAAATCATCATCCTATGtagttttcatttctttcttgcccttattttgatattttttttagtagaaAACAATCCGTCTTGATCCTAGCTTATTGTATTTATAACAAGTTAAAGAGccatttttacatatatatttcttgaaaaactttttaaaagatttccttgaatgaattttatttttctttaagaatctCTTAAATTTCCTTGTTAATATTgtaatttcttcatttttgtctttagtttcctcattttcataactttcactttcatgaagaACGACTTTAAGTACCAAactcttctttaattttttttattcttctcctcttttcaatatgTACTcgtgggtgataagtgacccgatgagtttaTTTATCTCGAGTTTCATAAGGTCTCTAACTTCAAAATtattgtcacttttgattcccaataTTTTGGCAGAAAgctgaaaatatttttactatatcCAAGTTGGAATAAACCTTATCGAGAGCTGTCAAGATATTTATAATGTTAGCAAAACGAGTATATATagtagaaatagattcatcattatttattttaaatatttcatattcataagtaaaaataaaaaaattttgattatttgacttgcgaaattcttttataagttatttacaACTTATCCTAAATTTCCTTTGCTGACTTgtaagtcattattctattgaaTTCATTCCCATCAAGAGCATAATATAAAAAGTTTATAGATGTTGAATTCAATGTTAGAAATATCTCCTTTTCACGATCCAAATCCtcttatccttttttgacaTTTATTCTATCAACAATTTTTGTTGGGATATAAggtctatttataacatatttcCAAATTTTTTGATCTTGAGcctaaagaaatattttcattctaactttctaaaatgtgtaattatctccacaaaatagTAAAGGCAGACCACTggattgactttcaccaaagGTAGTGAACtgttaattataagatatttaactcaaaagatagttaatcttacaAAAGAGCTCATTTCTTTGATTCCAATTGTTATCCTGATGACTAACACAATGGGGGATGAATTGggttgctttaaaaaaaattaacgattataaaccaaatacacaatataaaatgtgaataaaataagaagcagtagtaaatataaagagtaagaataCGAGAGAAATAAATTCAGTATTTTAACGAGATTCATCCCTACTGCCTATGTCATTGTTTCAAGCTATTCCTTAAAGATTTTCAAATCCATTATTCAACccccttcaggtggagataaaaacatattatatatttgagtaGTACCGCTTTAAAGAATACATGTAGATTACCTTCTACACTTACAATCtttttacacgtggtgattcaactattccttgtATAGAACTCATACTatatgcacaagggttatacacacaattttactgatacaagagctgatagtgagtaggttatcagaaaatattcttcaatgaattaaatgaaaatagtatagtgcaaattatatctctcttAAAATGATAAGTGTTAAGGCTTGATGTTTAGAGAacagaaatttaaaacttttgatgaatgaatattttaaagctTGTAGTTGATGTGTAgtgttattattttgaagacatCAAATGagctatttatagacatatgagattttgtttttaaattctaaaatatttaaatgtcaaAAAGGAGCATAACTCATTTATCAAagatttcaaataaaagtttctcctCTTtgtaattgtcaaagacaacataattaactttttccaatttttcaaatcaaattttatactttttgtatatataaaaaagagtatcaatcacttttcaaaattttcaaacaaaaacaattaccttttacatatgtcaaaaagagtatcaatcaattttcaaaattttcaaacttatcATACACATGTGAGAGAtgaaaatcaatcatctttgaaatttttaaaactcaaatttttaatcatataatgcaaatatgaaaaatgacaaataatcatctttaaaaaactcaaattccaagttttgaattttcaaatatatcatgtatatgtggAAAATGTAACTTTATACTTtatgagaaaatattattttttaaccttaatcttatttcgaattttgaaagagatatacaaaatttattttaagagttttatttGTAAGCTTGTTTCCTTCCTTCCTTATACTTGATACTTTGATGTGTTTAGCTCCATTATGTAtataacttgagcttgagactcatttatatttgaacttgtttgttatcATAAAAAACCATAtcaagatatataattatatgatgcttaaaatcttgggttcaataaTTCCACATCAATACACAATTTATAAGTTTGCTTTTATAAGATCAGACATATTTCTTTGAGTCCCAACTAATTTTAAGTCATTTGGgattaaaactttatatttaGTTTTGAATTGGAACATAcaaacaacttaaaaaattaagctTGAATGTGAAAAAAGGGATCAGTGAAATATTAGGTGAGAATGGTGATAGTTGGAAATGATTATTGAAGCTAATTATTAAAGctgtgatattttatttagcTAGAAAATGTAATGGGTTGTTTGGATTGgcttaaaaaatttctaatagctttttagattttctttgttgtaaaatcaaaaaataattaagatatatatttttattaaagttcATTTTCTAAGGCTCCATTTTCactaaatattaaaaagattatttaaaaatatcatcaaaagaaaaaagaggaaaaaaagaacaaacaaacaaaacaattgAGATTAGTATTCTAGAAGCGTGTGAGGGCGTGTGGCTGTAACACATAGTGAAATCAAGATTGAGTTAAGTAATATTGCTCATTTCGAGGGGGGATATCCTCCAAAAAACGTaaagagaaattgagagaaagTTAAggaaattatattcaaataaccaTTCTGATGATTTCTTACACAACCTGAAGATACTAGTAGCTAAGGAATTCACTCCGCAGCATTCCCAGATATTCATCCAATGAGATGACAACATCTCATAATagaaaaaaaggtaaaatagTAATAAGGTTTTATCTAAGATTCTAATGACTTAGTAAGGCCTTACAActaaagaaagggaaaagaaatagatAACTAGGTTAAAGCCGACCAACGTAACTCTAGGCCTTCATCACTGCAAACACCAAGGAATTCAATAAGCCCATGCCTTAGGTTGATCTCCCACAAAGCTCATTAGGTAGTTCTCTAGACATTTGTTAACAGCTTCACTCTAACCATCCGTGTGTGGGTGTTAGGAGGTGCTGAATGCTAATTAAATGCCCTACACATTGAAGAGTTCTTGCCAAAACAAACTGGTAAAGACACTTCCCCTATCTGAAACAATTGAGTGAGGCATGCCATGTAACTTTAGGATATTTTTGACAAAAAGCTAGACCACTATCTTGGCATAAAATGGTGAGCTAAAGGAGTGAAGTGAGCATGTTTAGTGAGGTggtccaccaccacccacacaCTATTGAACCCTTGAGAATTGGGCAGCCCTTCCATGAAGTCCATGGTAATGTGTATCCATGGCTGTGAGGGAATTGGAAGGGGTTGCAGCAACCCACTTGGCTTAGATTGATCTACCTTTACCCCTTGGCATACCTAACATTCCCTGATATGcttatttaaatttgaactcaGTCTAGGCCAATAAAACTCCCTCTTAATTCTGTGTAAGGTTTTGTCATAACTAGAGTGTCCACCTAGTGGTGCACTGAGTGTCTATAAAACCTTTTGTTTAGACCCCCCATGATCAGCAATTAGCAACCTTTGTTCATTGTAAATCAACCCCCCTCTGATTGTGAATTTCAGTGGGAGCTTCCCTTCTTCAAACTTTGAGAAAAGACTAATTGCATAAGGGTTCTTGTTGTACCCTATCTTGACTTCTTCCCACCATTCAGTAGTGACCATCAACAAAACTGAGATGCTCATTTCTAGATCTTGCTTAGTGCATTCATTCCTCCTAGATAAAGCAGATGCCACTCTATTGTCCACCCCTTCTTGTATTCTACGTTGATGTCATATTCTAACAATTTGGAAATCCATTTTTGCTGAGTAGGGGTTCTCACCTTCTGCTAAAAAAAGTATTTCAAATTTTGGTAATTAGTTCTTACCGTGAAAACCTACCATGTCAGATAAGGTCTTTGTTTCTTAATTGCAGCCGCTAGGCCAACACCATGCCCTTAATGGCTTGACTAAAATAAGCAACGGGTctatttttatgcattaataCTACCCCTATGTCCTACCTTGAGGTATCACACTCTATAATAGAAGGAAGTGTGAAATTTGGCAGGGCTAAAACAAGAGGATTTGTAACTAACTTCTCAAAAGCCTCCCTGGCCTCTTGTGTCTATACaaactgattttttttaacAGTCCAGTTTAGGGCCCATCAATGCTCACATACCCCTTGATGAATTTCTTGTAATAGCTTGTCAAGTTTAGGAAACCTCTTAGGGCTTTGAGGGACTTTAGAAAAGGCCACTCATCCATAGCCTTAACGTTCTCAAGGTCTACCCTTATACcctatatagaaattaaatgaCCCAGATAGGCCACTTCAATGCATGCAAAACTGTGATTGGATGGCTTGGCCAATAATTGATGCCCCTTAGCGTTTTCAAAGTCCATCTAAGATGTTGTAAATGGTCTTCAACAAGTTTACTATACACCAAGATATTGTAAAATAATACCAAAACAAACCTCCTCAAATAAAGCTTGAATATGTCGTTCATAAAGTTCTAAAAAGTTGAGGGAGCATTAGCTAGTCCAAAGGGCATACCTAAAAACTCATAATGGACCTCATATATCTTGAATGTAGTTCCAAGAATGTCCTCCTTTCTTACCCTAATCTGGTGGTATCCTGAGCAAAGTTCCAGTTTAGAGAAGATCTTGGCCCCACTTAACTCATCCAACAACTCCTTAACCATGGGTATGGGGTATTTATCTTTTACATTGGTCTTATGCTCTATAGTCAACACACATCTACCATGAGCCATCGATATTCTTTACTAAAAGTACTAGGGAAGAATAGGGGCTTTAATTGGGCTGAATCACCTAAGTCTTTAATAGTTAATGCACTATTTTCTCTATCTCCTCTTTTTGAAAATGCGGGTACCTATAGGACCTTACAAACACTGGTGGAGTATTAGGCATAAGGTTGATTGAATGATTATGTCTCCTGTGGGGTGGTAACCCTTAAGGTTCcccaaaaatatttgaaaattggtCTAGCAGTTCCTTGATAAAATCTAGAACCTTGCttgatttcttcttttattaattGCAACCACAACCGCTTCTTCTCTAACTTATTGTACTTTGTGAAGGCCTCCCTCTTCAATACTGATAGAGGGGTTTAACCCCTTAAGTTGCACTTTGTATCATTCTGCTAGAAGCCCATAGTCAAATCTTTAAAATTCCACAGTATAGGCCCAAATTCCCTTAACCACTATACCCCAAGCACTATTTACAACCTGTCAGGATCAGCACATGCATCTTGGTTACAAATTTAGTCCCTTGCAGTTTAAATTTCAACGTAGGGCATCTTTTCTCACTATAAATTCCATCTCTATTAGCTACTTGAACCTTcaccatttttttcacctagattggaattttttcctttttaattacaGATGGGTCTGAGAAATTATGAGCGCTTCCTGAATCGATAGGCACCGCCACATTCTGAACTCTCACCTGCTCCATAATCCTTATAGTTTTAGGATTTTGTGATCCCACTAAAGCGTGAAAAGAGATCTCAGGTTGCTGGGTTTTGGGTTGAATTTCCAGAACTTCTTCCTTCCCCATCTCCCTTTTTGGGTTATTCTCTTCCCTCACCCTTTTCCTTTATCTCCTTAATCAAGAACAGTTTGGGATTTGGGCATTTGTGTCTTGGATTCTATTTGGAATTACCATAGTAATAGACACTTTATTCCTCATCTCCTTTATCCGATTTTGGTTAGTTTTTTGAACTGGAACCAAGGTTTTAGAAGGTCATTTTGGGGTTGTTACATGATTACTACTTGAATACTTCACAGTTCTTGACTCAAGAAGGGGTAATAGTCCCTTATAGCTCTTCCTGGTCACTCAAAGGTGCTCTTGTTAAATCTTAACTAGCCCATAGGCTATGAGTAAGGTGTCTAGTTTAAACATTCTCACTGGCAGCCTTATATCATCCTTTGAGGCtgcgtttagatgttgagttgagttgagttttttttattttttattttatgaataatagtgagttgagatggttgAGTGAGTTTTGTGGAGTCCACTTGACATGAGTTTAAGTgtatttggatattaaaatgaatttagatatatttataggaaGTTGTAAAATAAATGAGTTTCATCATGAAATTCAATTATTCATCTGACATACAAAAAATGAACTGCTGGTGTCAAATCCTTAAAGggcaattttttttcccaagctGCACTTGTAGCCATCCACCTAAAGTTAAATAAGGGAAAAATAGACAAAACatgacttttctttttccacCCTTCGGTTTGCAGGCATAATGATGTCACTATAAAAAAGCTGTCATTGGTCAGGACCCGTAACATTTATGTACAATATAGACCACTGAACTTATTTATGATGTAGTCCAAGTTGGTGTTTGGATGATAGAAGATGCTTAAAAGTGAATTGCACTCAATGCAGTTAAGGAATCAAACGAGGCCTAAGACCTTTAAAAAGTGTTGAGCTTATAGGGCTCAGACAAACCCTAAGTCTATTCGAGATAGCATCAAATCTTGACTTATAATCTTCCACTATCCCCACCTGTTTTAGCCTTGTTAAGGCCTCTATCAGGTCGTCATATGAGCTAGGCCCAAACCTGGTTAGGAGGGCTTGCGTAAACCCTTCCCAATCAGTCAAGTTTCTAGACTCCTTTAAGTCTTGGAACCAAATCAACGCCTGACCTTTCATATGAAATGAGGCCAATAGCAATTTGTGATGGGGGTAGGATATTATAAAATGTAAGGAAGTGGTTAGCCTTATAAAGCCAACCAATGTGATTTTCCCCACCAAAGCTTGGAAAATCTATGCGAACTGACCTTGGTCTTGAATCTCCTGCAGGTTCCCGTGCTCCTTCTCGCTGAAAATTATAAGGTGGAGTTTCCCCATCCGATGACTGGAGACTTTTGCTTCTGCAACTTAGAAGTCAGAGTTGCCatctgctgcaacatggcattTGATTGATGCTTCAAGGCTAGGATCTCAGTTTCTACTATTTCGAATTGCGAATCAGTGGACCTTGTAAGGTTCACCAGCCCTTCCCGTAATTGACTCATGCGGGGTGCCCTCCACCATCTTCATAGTATGAGATCGAAATCTTTAATATCAGAATATAACACACAGTGAAATCAAGTTTAAGTTAAGTAATTTTGCCCACTTCGAGGAGGGGATATCCTCCAGAAAAAGTagagagaaattgagagaagtttaaaaaacttgtattcaaataatcattttgatgATTTCTTAGACAACTTGAGGATAATAGTAGCTAAAGAATTCACCCTGCGACATTCTTAGAGATCCACCCAATGAGATTACAGTATCTCATAACAGAAaaggggtaaaatggtaataaGATTTTACTATTTACTGCAAATAACTCGGCTAAAGCCCACCAACGTAACTCCAGGCCTTCTTTACTGCAAATACCATCTCAGCCTTCCATACCCTGGCCCACGTCAAGCCCGTTAGCCCCTTTTGCCCATTATGCCCTTCATACGTGTGACAGTGGCGAACACCAATCCCTAACGCTTGGATAACGAGAGACGGAGGTGTGGACGGACCGGAGTAATGAGAGACGCAAAAATCCATTGCACGAAAAATACAGCACTGCTGTGCTCAACTTcttgctctctctttctctcgtaTTTCAGAAGAATCGAGATTTAAAGAAACATCATCTAGTGAAATCCAGCGTATGTTGATCCATTTTTTATCTTCTATCTCTTCCTCTTCTGTTCTTCTCTGAACCTTTATTTTGTTTGCTGGAAAGCATTCTCTGGACCTTGCATTATTGACCTCATAtagttctctctctttctctatgcTTTTTAATTTGTTCATACTGAAGTGAACATATTGAGTGTTGTATATATAATAGGACCAGGTAAAAATCTCTACTGTGTAAACTACGTTTGATTCTTTAGCCATGGCAACCCTACTGAATTCAGTGTCCCCAGTTGGTAACCCGTCACCAGAAGCTATAAGAAGGGGTAGTTATGGGTTTTTCTCACACATCCCAAATCTCCATACTTTTTCACTTAACAAGGGATTTTCAAAAGTTTTGGCATCCACCCAGATCACCATTTCTCCAAAAGACACTGTTTTCACTCTCCCCAACTGGAGGTATGGGAAGAGCGACTCAAGAAGTAGGGAACTTAGACTCAATGACGCGTTTCTTCATTTAGAGTATATGGTAAGGAAGGGCCAAAAGCCTGATGTAGCTCAAGCAACTCAGCTCTTGTATGATCTGTGCAAAGCAAACAAGATGAGAAAAGCGGTTGGAGTAATGGAGATGATCATTGGTTCTGGCATTATACCTGATGCAGCTTCATTCACGTACTTGATCAACTATTTGTGTAAAAGAGGGAATGTTGGGTATGCAATGCAATTGGTTGAAAAAATGGAGGAACATGGCTTCCCAACCAATACTGTTACCTACAATTCGCTTGTTAGAGGACTTTGTATGCATGGAAACTTGAACCAGAGCTTGCTGCTTTTGGATCGATTGATGCAGAAAGGGCTGATCCCAAATGCATTCACATACTCCTTCTTGCTTGAAGCTGCTTATAAGGAAAAAGGAGTGAATGAAGCCATGAAACTATTGGATGATGTAATTGCAAAGGGTGGGAAGCCTAATTTGGTTTGTTACAACATATTGTTAACTGGATTGTGCAGGGAAGGAAGGATTGAAGAGGCGATCTGTTACTTCAGGGATTTCCCTTTAAAGGGGTTCAATCCAAATGTTGTGAGTTATaacattttgttgaggagtctGTGCCATGAGGGGCGGTGGGAAGAAGCCAAAGAGCTTCTGGCTGAGATGGTTGGTGAGGAGCGCTCGCCATCAATCGTGACTTATAACATATTGATTGGTTCGCTTGCTCTGCATGGCAGAATTAAACATGCTCTTGAGGTTTTGGATGAGATGATGAAGGGACCGTTCAGGCCTACAGCAGCTACTTACACCCCGATAATTGCTCGTCTCTGCACAGAGGGGAAGGTAGATCTTGTGGTTAAGTATTTAGACCAAATGATGCATCATCAAATTAATCCTAATGAAGGAACCTACAATGCCATTGCTCTGCTCTGTGGTGTGGGGATGGTGCAAGAGGCATTCTCTATAATTCAAAGCTTGGGTAATAAGCATGATGCCTCCCTGCATGACTACTACAGAAGTGTGATTACAAGCTTGTGTAGGAAAGGGAACACTTATCCAGCATTTCAGCTTTTATATGAGATGACAAAGCTTGGATTTAAGCCAGATTCTTATACCTATTCCTCTTTAATCAGAGGATTGTGTACAGAGGGAATGCTAGATCAGGCCATGGAGATATTCTGGGTAATGGAAGAAAATAACTGTAGACCTGATACTGACAATTTCAATGCACTTATACTTGGGTTTTGCAAATCAAAAAGAACAGATTTGTCTTTGGAGATTTTTGAGATTATGATTGGGAAAGGGTATATGCCCAATGAAACAACTTATACCATTCTTGTGGAAGGGATCGCGCACGAAAAAGAAACAGAGCTGGCAGCTGACGTTTTGAAAGAGCTGCAACTTAGACAGGTGGTGAGTCAGAGTACAGTGGAAAGACTTGTTATGCAGTATGACCTCGAGGGTTTGCTAATATAGATAACCTGAGGATACCAGGA
This window harbors:
- the LOC122290145 gene encoding pentatricopeptide repeat-containing protein At1g79080, chloroplastic produces the protein MATLLNSVSPVGNPSPEAIRRGSYGFFSHIPNLHTFSLNKGFSKVLASTQITISPKDTVFTLPNWRYGKSDSRSRELRLNDAFLHLEYMVRKGQKPDVAQATQLLYDLCKANKMRKAVGVMEMIIGSGIIPDAASFTYLINYLCKRGNVGYAMQLVEKMEEHGFPTNTVTYNSLVRGLCMHGNLNQSLLLLDRLMQKGLIPNAFTYSFLLEAAYKEKGVNEAMKLLDDVIAKGGKPNLVCYNILLTGLCREGRIEEAICYFRDFPLKGFNPNVVSYNILLRSLCHEGRWEEAKELLAEMVGEERSPSIVTYNILIGSLALHGRIKHALEVLDEMMKGPFRPTAATYTPIIARLCTEGKVDLVVKYLDQMMHHQINPNEGTYNAIALLCGVGMVQEAFSIIQSLGNKHDASLHDYYRSVITSLCRKGNTYPAFQLLYEMTKLGFKPDSYTYSSLIRGLCTEGMLDQAMEIFWVMEENNCRPDTDNFNALILGFCKSKRTDLSLEIFEIMIGKGYMPNETTYTILVEGIAHEKETELAADVLKELQLRQVVSQSTVERLVMQYDLEGLLI